A region from the Lolium perenne isolate Kyuss_39 chromosome 4, Kyuss_2.0, whole genome shotgun sequence genome encodes:
- the LOC127297171 gene encoding butanoate--CoA ligase AAE1-like: protein MEGSVRCEANYVPLTPLSFLERAALVYGARTAVVYGGREYSWRDTRERCLAGASALARLGVGRRDVVAVLAANTPAMYELHFSVPMTGGVLCTLNTRLDAAMVSVLLSHSEAKVFLVESQFLAVARDALALLADDKASMPLLITIDTDGDSSSEGAPEYEALLRSAPRGFEIRWPADECDPISLNYTSGTTSRPKGVIYSHRGAYLNTLAAVVSNEMPTMPVYLWTVPMFHCNGWCMVWGTAAQGGTSVCMAGSLSPKVVFEKIVRHRVTNMGGAPTVLSMLVNAPASEQRPLPGTVRISTGGAPPPPHILAKMHELGFNVVHGYGLTETYGAATLCVWKPEWDALPAAERARIMARQGVPQLMLDGLEIKDPVTMATVPSDGRTVGEVMLRGNTVMSGYYKDAAATAEAMRGGWLRSGDLGVRHPDGYIQLKDRSKDIIISGGENISSIEVESALFGHPAVLDAAVVARPDDHWGETPCAFITLKDGANATEANIIGFCRERLPRYMAPRTVVFADLPKTSTGKTQKYLLREKATAMGSLPKQGTSKL, encoded by the exons ATGGAGGGATCGGTGCGGTGCGAAGCAAACTACGTGCCGCTGACGCCGCTGAGCTTCCTggagcgcgccgcgctcgtgtacGGCGCGCGCACGGCCGTCGTCTACGGCGGCAGGGAGTACTCGTGGCGCGACACGCGGGAGCGGTGCCTCGCCGGCGCGTCCGCGCTCGCGCGCCTCGGCGTCGGCCGCCGGGACGTGGTGGCGGTCCTGGCCGCGAACACGCCGGCCATGTACGAGCTGCACTTCAGCGTGCCCATGACCGGCGGCGTCCTGTGCACGCTCAACACCCGGCTCGACGCGGCCATGGTGTCCGTGCTCCTCAGCCACTCGGAGGCCAAGGTCTTCCTCGTCGAGTCGCAGTTCCTCGCCGTCGCCCGCGA TGCCCTGGCGCTGCTCGCCGACGACAAAGCCAGCATGCCTCTCCTCATCACGATTGACACTGACGGCGATAGTAGCAGCGAGGGCGCGCCGGAGTACGAGGCCCTTCTGAGGAGCGCGCCGCGCGGCTTCGAGATCAGGTGGCCCGCCGACGAGTGCGACCCGATATCCCTGAACTACACGTCGGGGACCACATCGCGGCCCAAGGGCGTCATCTACAGCCACCGTGGCGCGTACCTCAACACGCTGGCCGCGGTGGTCTCCAACGAGATGCCGACCATGCCGGTGTACCTCTGGACCGTGCCCATGTTCCACTGCAACGGGTGGTGCATGGTGTGGGGCACGGCGGCGCAGGGCGGCACCAGCGTCTGCATGGCCGGGAGCTTGTCGCCCAAGGTCGTCTTCGAGAAGATCGTGCGCCACAGGGTGACCAACATGGGCGGCGCGCCCACGGTGCTCAGCATGCTCGTCAACGCGCCGGCGTCAGAGCAGAGGCCGCTGCCGGGCACGGTGCGCATCTCCACGGGCggcgcgcctccgccgccgcaCATCCTGGCCAAGATGCACGAGCTCGGGTTCAACGTCGTCCACGGGTACGGCCTCACCGAGACGTACGGTGCGGCGACGCTGTGCGTGTGGAAGCCGGAGTGGGACGCGCTACCGGCCGCCGAGCGCGCCCGGATCATGGCGCGGCAGGGCGTGCCACAGTTGATGCTGGATGGCCTGGAGATCAAGGACCCGGTGACCATGGCGACCGTGCCCTCCGACGGGCGCACAGTCGGCGAGGTCATGCTCCGCGGGAACACGGTGATGAGCGGGTACTACAAAGACGCGGCCGCCACGGCGGAGGCCATGCGCGGCGGGTGGCTGCGCTCAGGGGACCTCGGCGTGCGGCACCCGGACGGGTACATCCAGCTCAAGGACCGGTCCAAGGACATCATCATATCGGGCGGCGAGAACATCAGCTCCATCGAGGTGGAGTCGGCGCTGTTCGGACACCCCGCCGTGCTGGACGCCGCCGTGGTCGCGAGGCCGGACGACCACTGGGGCGAGACGCCGTGCGCGTTCATCACGCTCAAGGACGGCGCCAATGCGACGGAAGCAAACATCATTGGATTCTGCCGGGAACGGCTGCCGCGCTACATGGCGCCCAGGACAGTGGTCTTCGCCGACCTGCCCAAGACATCCACGGGCAAGACGCAGAAGTATCTGCTCCGGGAGAAGGCCACGGCCATGGGAAGCCTGCCTAAGCAGGGCACAAGCAAGCTGTAG